The following proteins come from a genomic window of Winogradskyella sp. PC-19:
- a CDS encoding DUF5916 domain-containing protein, with translation MYPKALFISFFSLCIATISFAQTKKVHNIERTNKSPKIDGILDDTAWRSAEIATDFISFQPEIGLKAPNSERTEVKMTYDDQAIYVSAYMYDDPSKIMKQLTNRDDFGQSDFFLLVLNPNNDAQNDITFFVFASGQQADAIVNPTIGEDFGWNAVWQSAVKINDDGWTVEMKIPYRALRFPEQETPTWGIQYHREVRRTRTRFTWNPIDPTQGNIGLYHGELKGLDNIKPPVRLNLYPFMTGIASEFDGESETDLRFGLDVKYGITDNFTLDATLVPDFSQVGFDNLELNLGPFEQTFREQRQFFTEGVDLFSKGGLFFSRRIGSAPIGNVDLADGENLNRPNTTKVLNAIKVSGRTKSGLGIGILNAITEKTTATVTDDNDVVLRDEVVEPLANYSVLAIDQQYNGNSSISLINTNVLREGSFRDANATALVSNFQNKRNTFRVDTELRMSYVDFQGAEAETGFSSFLFVGKTHGNWRYSFDHRFADTKYNINDLGLNLRNNLNNFGADWSYEIFEPTEKLNRYRINGFINYERLASPNTFTGLSIGINYFAIAKRTLDAYGFNFRIRPGKQFNYFESRDGRPFIFENFARVGGFISTNYDRPFAYDIRASVGAIFEDGRDFTSVNLELEPRYRFNDKFLLIYNVEYDKRKGERGFATRENDETIFGERDRRRVTNTITANYTFNPLHTVSLNLRHYWDTVDYDQDLFTLLDNGRLTTASGYNLDNISSDPNVNFSTWNVDLSYQWQFAPGSFLTALYRNQLFNVNDDAFDTFSGSLNNLFEQPALHQFSLRLQYFIDFNGIKSVFKKNNSSS, from the coding sequence ATGTATCCAAAAGCGCTTTTTATAAGTTTCTTTTCCCTTTGTATCGCTACAATAAGCTTTGCTCAGACTAAAAAAGTACATAATATTGAAAGAACTAATAAATCACCCAAAATTGATGGTATTTTAGACGATACAGCTTGGCGATCTGCAGAGATAGCTACAGATTTTATATCATTTCAACCAGAAATAGGTTTAAAAGCACCAAATTCAGAACGTACCGAGGTCAAAATGACTTATGATGACCAAGCTATTTATGTATCTGCATATATGTACGATGACCCAAGTAAAATAATGAAGCAATTGACTAACAGAGATGATTTTGGTCAATCCGATTTTTTCCTATTAGTTCTAAATCCAAATAACGATGCTCAAAATGATATAACATTTTTTGTATTTGCCTCTGGTCAACAAGCCGATGCTATTGTAAATCCAACTATCGGAGAAGATTTTGGTTGGAATGCAGTTTGGCAAAGTGCAGTAAAGATTAATGATGACGGTTGGACTGTTGAAATGAAAATACCATATCGCGCTTTACGTTTTCCTGAGCAAGAGACACCAACTTGGGGAATCCAATACCACAGAGAAGTAAGACGGACACGAACACGTTTCACATGGAATCCTATCGACCCAACACAAGGAAATATAGGTCTATATCATGGTGAATTGAAAGGTTTAGATAATATTAAGCCACCTGTAAGATTAAACCTGTATCCTTTTATGACAGGTATTGCTAGTGAATTTGACGGAGAATCTGAAACTGATTTACGTTTTGGTCTAGACGTAAAATATGGTATTACAGACAACTTTACTTTAGATGCTACTTTAGTTCCTGACTTTAGTCAAGTTGGCTTTGATAATTTAGAATTAAACCTTGGTCCTTTTGAGCAAACTTTTAGAGAACAACGTCAATTTTTTACTGAAGGTGTAGATTTATTTAGTAAAGGAGGCTTATTCTTTTCAAGACGAATTGGTAGTGCCCCAATCGGAAATGTTGATTTAGCCGATGGTGAAAATCTAAACAGGCCAAATACAACTAAAGTTTTAAATGCTATAAAAGTCTCTGGACGAACTAAGAGTGGTTTAGGTATTGGAATTTTAAATGCCATTACCGAGAAAACAACAGCCACAGTTACCGACGATAACGATGTTGTATTACGCGACGAAGTTGTAGAACCACTCGCAAATTATAGCGTATTAGCTATAGACCAACAATACAATGGCAACTCATCCATTAGTTTAATCAATACTAATGTACTAAGAGAAGGAAGTTTTAGAGATGCTAATGCTACGGCTTTGGTAAGCAACTTTCAAAACAAAAGAAATACATTTAGAGTTGATACTGAGTTAAGAATGAGTTATGTCGATTTTCAGGGTGCTGAAGCTGAAACGGGTTTTAGCAGCTTTCTTTTTGTTGGAAAAACACACGGTAATTGGCGTTATAGCTTTGATCACAGGTTTGCTGATACTAAATACAATATTAATGACTTAGGATTAAACTTAAGAAACAATCTTAATAACTTTGGAGCAGATTGGTCTTATGAGATCTTTGAGCCTACAGAAAAATTAAATAGATACAGGATTAATGGTTTCATTAATTATGAACGTCTTGCTAGCCCAAATACATTTACTGGTTTAAGTATAGGTATCAATTATTTTGCTATTGCAAAAAGAACACTTGATGCTTATGGATTTAATTTTAGAATAAGACCCGGTAAGCAGTTTAATTATTTTGAGTCACGTGATGGTCGACCATTTATTTTTGAAAATTTCGCTCGTGTTGGTGGTTTTATTTCAACTAATTACGACCGTCCATTTGCATATGATATTAGAGCATCAGTAGGCGCTATTTTTGAAGATGGTCGTGATTTTACGTCTGTAAATCTCGAATTAGAACCAAGATATCGCTTTAACGATAAATTTCTTTTAATTTATAACGTTGAATACGATAAGCGTAAAGGAGAACGTGGTTTTGCTACTAGAGAAAATGACGAAACAATTTTTGGAGAACGCGATAGGCGTCGTGTTACTAATACAATAACAGCAAATTATACATTTAACCCATTACATACTGTCTCATTAAACTTAAGACATTATTGGGATACTGTTGATTATGACCAGGATTTATTTACTCTTTTAGATAATGGGCGATTGACAACAGCATCTGGTTATAATTTAGATAATATATCTAGTGACCCTAACGTGAATTTTAGCACGTGGAATGTAGATTTG